One genomic window of Catenulispora sp. EB89 includes the following:
- a CDS encoding RHS repeat-associated core domain-containing protein encodes MARPTGWDILGLDGDPAPGVVESVQALAKEFGDFAHDVEAAYRSLNSFGSDTTALQWVGQTADAFKSNFGPLPGRLQKLYTSYSEASDALSAYAPALQAAQSKADAALRQAQDANADLQRATTNANSAAADLKTAQQNHAASPNPQAVTDAQTAHDTAQTNLTNAKATMAALTKQANDAFHDRITAALACARALGHAQSDGIHNKHWWEHLGADLAEWGGKIAEIANDLAPILDVLALATSWIPGVDVITAALAEADNLIALAGTGLQIAGDAMQGHWGDALMGAGMLGLTFLGGKAIEKVGGKLMDKFGGKLLEKFGQKAEGNIGCFSKGDPVDVVSGQMIMSELDLGLPGVLSLELNRSYASDYEYGRLFGPGWSSTLDQRISINAAGIHFVGDDAQTLHYPLPDGDSPVLPAEGLRWPLVWERDTDEIRVCDPATGRTRHFAVVHHSVDDAQIRDLTAISDRNGNRIVVHRTVDGTPTAVTLPGYRLAIDTVAAADGPRLSGIRLLDGQGSSILRTFAYDHRGLLAAVTDASGQPYVYDYDDQDRLTSWTDRVGYRYAYEYGADSRVARGVGLGGYLSATFQYDLETRVTRVTDSLGHVTEFHYDEHGHIARVVDALGGVVAMEYDRFGHLVARTDELGRTTSFLLDEYGDIARLTSPDGSVAEFGYNELRQLTSVREGDTVRSLYTFDERGNLLASADATGAVSRFEYDEHGHCVGAWDAAGAAHRFVNDAAGLIVEAVDPLGRSSRIERDAFGAMTAAIGPLGRRSEMRRGLDGRLEARLLPDGATEAWEYDAEGRLVAERDATGAVSRFEFGPFGLMRARTLPDGERHEFGYDTELRLTSVTGPDGRVWSYEHDPAGRLVAETDFDGRRLTYRHDAAGQLVAKTAGGMETRFAYTPNAALAAWETADGRTTIEYGAIADLPMRITGPDAVIEYARDPVGRVLAETVDGRTVSSEYDAAGRRTRRTTPGGLVSTWTYDQGGLPVQLESTAGSVRFAYDAAGREVDRQLGALSLTQSWDVSDRLTGQLLAASGPGDRPDAQRTAQRRTYGYRSDSTLETVTDLLHGDRRFELSPGGRVTRVEARNWTQTYAYDGLGNITRSDNSAVADDPVGGDRAYSGMLVRSAGRRSYEYDERGRVTLVRTRTLSGQRRERRYEWDAEDRLARVTLPDGTVWAYRYDPLGRRIAKQRLGADGRTVAEEVRFAWDDTQLAEQSSTGTDGRTRTVTWDWEPGTWQVVAQTESYGRRTAPDAERIPEADQDSGELDRQFFAVVADLVGAPSELVDAAGRVLPVSPTDLWGRRTLTDMPERCPLGFPGQYHDDETGLDYNYARYYDPETGRYLSGDPLGLEPSPNPYAYVANPTAWTDPLGLASTKGPQWNKDGGNYNDMRPSNPPGTPVGTFERNHIPAKDAWIKLGITDSLPWKYGPSIRMDLADHKAFISTGSGAKSVAWRAKQGWLIKQGKWDVAMAMDIGKIRSQFGTKYDGAIAEMVADLPNNDRLQKMLTSNGWKIRTCLLK; translated from the coding sequence ATGGCACGTCCTACTGGCTGGGACATCTTGGGTCTGGATGGAGATCCGGCGCCGGGCGTGGTGGAGTCGGTGCAGGCTTTGGCGAAGGAGTTCGGGGACTTCGCGCATGATGTCGAGGCGGCGTATCGGAGTTTGAACTCGTTCGGTAGCGACACCACTGCGTTGCAGTGGGTGGGTCAGACCGCCGATGCGTTCAAATCCAATTTCGGTCCGTTGCCGGGGCGTTTGCAGAAGCTGTATACGTCCTACAGCGAGGCCTCCGACGCACTGTCCGCGTACGCGCCGGCGTTGCAGGCAGCCCAGTCCAAGGCTGATGCCGCGCTGCGGCAGGCTCAGGACGCGAACGCGGACCTGCAGCGCGCCACCACCAACGCCAACAGCGCGGCGGCCGATTTGAAGACGGCGCAGCAGAACCACGCCGCCAGCCCCAACCCGCAGGCGGTCACCGACGCCCAAACCGCGCACGACACCGCGCAGACCAACCTGACCAACGCCAAAGCCACGATGGCCGCGTTGACCAAACAGGCCAACGACGCCTTCCACGACCGCATCACCGCCGCCCTGGCCTGCGCCCGCGCCCTCGGCCACGCCCAATCCGACGGCATCCACAACAAACACTGGTGGGAACACCTCGGCGCGGACCTGGCCGAGTGGGGCGGCAAAATCGCCGAGATCGCCAACGACCTCGCCCCGATCCTGGACGTCCTGGCCCTGGCCACCTCCTGGATACCCGGCGTCGACGTCATCACCGCCGCCCTGGCCGAAGCCGACAACCTCATCGCCCTAGCCGGCACCGGCCTCCAAATCGCCGGCGACGCCATGCAAGGCCACTGGGGCGATGCGCTGATGGGCGCCGGCATGCTCGGTCTGACCTTCCTGGGCGGGAAGGCGATCGAAAAGGTCGGCGGCAAGCTGATGGACAAGTTCGGGGGCAAGCTGCTGGAGAAATTCGGGCAGAAGGCCGAAGGCAACATCGGCTGCTTCTCCAAGGGCGACCCGGTCGACGTCGTCTCCGGCCAGATGATCATGAGCGAGCTCGATCTCGGGCTGCCCGGCGTCCTCAGCCTCGAGCTCAACCGGTCCTACGCGTCCGACTACGAGTACGGCCGCTTGTTCGGCCCCGGCTGGTCCTCGACCCTGGATCAGCGCATATCGATCAACGCCGCCGGAATCCATTTCGTCGGCGACGACGCCCAGACGCTGCACTACCCGCTGCCGGACGGCGACAGCCCGGTCCTCCCGGCCGAGGGCCTGCGCTGGCCGCTGGTGTGGGAGCGCGACACCGACGAGATCCGCGTCTGCGACCCCGCGACCGGTCGGACGCGCCACTTCGCCGTCGTGCACCACAGCGTGGACGATGCACAGATCAGGGACCTGACGGCGATCTCGGACCGCAACGGCAACCGGATCGTCGTCCACCGGACCGTGGACGGCACGCCGACCGCGGTGACCCTGCCGGGCTACCGGCTCGCGATCGACACCGTCGCGGCGGCTGACGGCCCGCGACTGTCCGGGATCCGGCTCCTCGACGGCCAGGGTTCGAGCATCCTTCGGACGTTCGCGTACGACCACCGCGGACTCCTGGCCGCCGTCACCGACGCGAGCGGCCAGCCGTATGTCTATGACTACGACGACCAGGACCGGCTGACGTCCTGGACCGACCGCGTCGGCTACCGCTACGCCTACGAATACGGCGCGGACAGCCGCGTCGCGCGCGGTGTCGGCCTCGGCGGCTACCTCTCAGCCACTTTCCAGTACGACCTCGAAACCCGCGTCACACGCGTGACCGACAGCCTGGGCCACGTCACCGAGTTCCACTACGACGAGCACGGCCACATCGCCCGCGTCGTAGACGCTCTCGGCGGCGTTGTGGCCATGGAGTACGACCGGTTCGGGCACCTGGTGGCACGGACCGACGAACTCGGCCGCACCACCTCTTTCCTGCTCGACGAGTACGGCGACATCGCTCGCCTGACCAGCCCGGACGGCAGTGTCGCCGAGTTCGGGTATAACGAGCTGCGGCAGCTGACCTCCGTCCGCGAGGGCGATACGGTCCGCTCGCTCTATACCTTCGACGAGCGCGGCAACCTCCTGGCGTCGGCCGACGCGACCGGCGCCGTGTCCCGTTTCGAGTACGACGAGCACGGCCATTGCGTCGGCGCCTGGGACGCGGCCGGCGCTGCGCACCGCTTCGTCAACGACGCCGCCGGGCTGATCGTCGAGGCAGTCGACCCGCTGGGCCGCAGCAGCCGCATCGAGCGCGACGCCTTCGGCGCGATGACGGCAGCGATCGGCCCGCTGGGACGACGCTCCGAGATGCGGCGCGGACTCGACGGCCGTCTGGAGGCCCGCCTGCTGCCGGACGGTGCCACCGAGGCCTGGGAGTACGACGCCGAGGGCCGCCTCGTCGCCGAGCGCGACGCCACCGGAGCGGTCAGCCGCTTCGAGTTCGGGCCGTTCGGCCTGATGCGCGCCCGCACCCTGCCCGACGGCGAGCGTCACGAGTTCGGCTACGACACCGAGCTCCGCCTGACCTCGGTGACCGGGCCGGACGGCCGCGTGTGGTCCTACGAGCACGATCCGGCCGGGCGGCTGGTCGCGGAGACCGACTTCGACGGCCGCCGCCTGACCTACCGCCACGACGCCGCCGGGCAACTCGTCGCGAAGACCGCCGGCGGCATGGAGACGCGCTTCGCGTACACGCCGAACGCCGCCTTGGCCGCGTGGGAGACCGCGGACGGACGGACAACGATCGAGTACGGCGCGATCGCGGACCTGCCGATGCGGATCACCGGACCGGACGCCGTCATCGAATACGCCCGCGATCCGGTCGGCCGGGTGCTGGCCGAGACGGTCGACGGCCGGACCGTCAGCAGCGAGTACGACGCGGCGGGCCGTCGGACGCGTCGCACGACACCCGGCGGACTCGTCTCGACCTGGACCTACGATCAGGGCGGGCTGCCGGTCCAGCTGGAGTCGACCGCTGGGTCGGTCCGGTTCGCGTACGACGCGGCGGGACGTGAAGTCGATCGTCAGCTGGGCGCGCTCTCGCTCACGCAGAGCTGGGACGTCTCCGATCGGCTGACCGGCCAGCTGCTGGCCGCGTCCGGGCCCGGCGACCGGCCTGACGCGCAGCGGACCGCGCAACGGCGTACCTACGGGTACCGCAGCGACAGCACCCTGGAAACCGTCACCGACCTGCTGCACGGCGACCGGCGGTTCGAACTGAGTCCCGGCGGCCGGGTCACGCGGGTCGAGGCTCGGAACTGGACGCAGACCTACGCCTACGACGGACTCGGCAACATCACGCGCTCGGACAACAGCGCTGTGGCCGACGATCCGGTCGGCGGCGACCGCGCCTACAGCGGGATGCTGGTGCGGTCGGCGGGGCGCCGCAGTTACGAGTACGACGAGCGTGGGCGCGTCACACTCGTCCGCACCAGGACTCTGTCGGGGCAGCGCCGGGAACGCCGGTACGAGTGGGACGCGGAGGACCGGCTCGCCCGCGTGACCCTGCCCGACGGCACGGTGTGGGCGTACCGATACGACCCGCTGGGCCGGCGCATCGCCAAGCAGCGTTTGGGCGCCGACGGTCGCACGGTGGCCGAGGAGGTGCGATTCGCCTGGGACGACACGCAGCTCGCCGAGCAGTCGTCGACCGGGACCGACGGCCGGACCAGGACAGTCACGTGGGACTGGGAGCCGGGGACCTGGCAGGTGGTCGCGCAGACCGAATCGTACGGTCGGCGTACCGCCCCCGACGCGGAGCGGATACCCGAGGCCGACCAGGACTCCGGGGAGCTGGACCGGCAGTTCTTCGCGGTCGTGGCGGACCTCGTCGGCGCACCGTCGGAGCTGGTCGACGCCGCAGGCCGCGTGCTGCCCGTATCCCCCACCGACCTGTGGGGACGCAGGACCCTGACGGACATGCCGGAGCGCTGCCCGCTCGGCTTCCCCGGGCAGTACCACGACGACGAGACCGGCTTGGACTACAACTACGCGCGGTACTACGACCCGGAGACGGGACGGTACCTGTCGGGCGATCCACTAGGCCTGGAGCCATCGCCGAACCCCTACGCGTACGTGGCGAACCCGACGGCGTGGACCGACCCGCTGGGTCTGGCGTCGACGAAGGGGCCCCAGTGGAACAAGGACGGCGGCAACTACAACGACATGCGGCCGTCCAACCCGCCGGGCACACCCGTGGGCACCTTCGAGCGCAACCACATCCCGGCGAAGGACGCCTGGATCAAACTCGGCATCACGGACTCGCTGCCCTGGAAGTACGGGCCTTCGATCCGCATGGACCTGGCCGACCACAAGGCGTTCATCAGCACCGGCTCGGGCGCGAAGTCCGTGGCCTGGCGCGCGAAGCAGGGCTGGCTGATCAAGCAGGGCAAGTGGGACGTCGCGATGGCGATGGACATCGGCAAAATCCGCAGCCAGTTCGGGACCAAGTACGACGGGGCGATCGCCGAGATGGTCGCCGACCTGCCAAACAACGACCGGCTGCAGAAGATGCTGACCTCGAACGGCTGGAAGATCAGGACGTGTCTCCTAAAATGA
- a CDS encoding CU044_5270 family protein, whose protein sequence is MKPTFAQAREALAALDPARTLPAGSQAAAHTDPDSILDGTYRAPTHLAHLTDLTDLTHLDGPATERRHQLSRRTALSMAGTLTAAAVTAVATFGVGAGTTHAATATPAALAYSGVRDISDAKNQLAAIADRTAALPDTTGQGRYDHLRYQQWSLFTRIDGNQVRSAVVPQQTEQWLAADGSGKMIRTFVAPVFSYHAQEQAWKDAGSPGKNQPPTVLTSVVRIWNGRPPQDPTALTAWLQQGHPAAAGPQETMVAITDLVTEQVLNPAERAAVLRVLGTIPGLIDLGTTTDRAGRPAHAFAVDSASNGLPTRYTLLIDPTNGAVLGFEQTLTQTAGKLNVPIPSVIGYDLYQSADRTDTTG, encoded by the coding sequence ATGAAACCCACCTTCGCACAGGCCCGCGAAGCGCTTGCGGCCCTGGATCCGGCCCGGACGCTGCCGGCCGGGTCCCAGGCGGCGGCCCACACCGACCCTGATTCCATCCTCGACGGAACCTACCGGGCTCCGACGCATCTGGCGCATCTGACAGATCTGACAGATCTGACACATCTGGACGGCCCAGCCACCGAGCGCAGGCACCAACTGTCGCGCCGCACGGCGCTGTCGATGGCCGGCACGCTGACCGCCGCCGCGGTGACGGCGGTCGCCACCTTCGGCGTCGGCGCCGGCACCACCCACGCTGCGACCGCGACACCGGCCGCGCTTGCCTACTCAGGAGTGAGGGACATCTCCGACGCCAAAAACCAGCTGGCCGCCATCGCCGACCGGACGGCAGCGCTGCCCGACACCACCGGCCAAGGGCGCTACGACCACCTCCGCTACCAGCAATGGAGCCTGTTCACGCGCATCGACGGCAACCAGGTCCGCTCGGCGGTCGTGCCTCAGCAGACCGAGCAGTGGCTGGCCGCGGACGGGTCCGGGAAGATGATCCGCACGTTCGTGGCACCGGTATTCAGCTACCACGCGCAGGAACAGGCGTGGAAGGACGCCGGCTCGCCCGGCAAAAACCAGCCGCCCACCGTGCTGACGTCCGTGGTCAGGATATGGAACGGCAGACCGCCCCAGGACCCGACCGCACTGACCGCATGGCTCCAGCAGGGACACCCGGCCGCTGCCGGCCCGCAGGAGACCATGGTCGCGATCACCGACCTGGTCACCGAGCAGGTGCTGAACCCCGCCGAGCGAGCCGCCGTCCTGCGCGTGCTCGGCACGATCCCCGGCCTGATCGACCTGGGGACGACCACAGACCGCGCAGGCCGACCGGCTCACGCATTCGCCGTCGACAGCGCCAGCAACGGACTCCCGACGCGCTACACGCTCCTGATCGACCCGACCAACGGAGCGGTACTCGGCTTCGAACAGACCCTCACACAAACGGCGGGCAAGCTGAACGTGCCGATCCCGTCAGTCATCGGCTACGACCTCTACCAAAGTGCCGACCGTACCGACACGACGGGCTGA
- a CDS encoding RNA polymerase sigma factor, protein MPRDPAQDPHKRFTHVYQQHYEHVARYASRRVPPDDVADVVATTFLTAWRRFDQLPEEPLPWLYGTARRVIANDRRGRARWEALIAKSAEQAVIADPDLADQVCSVLQVADALTLLSEADRELILLTEWERLSVTEAAVVVGCSATTARVRLHRARRRLARHLSEAPVEPLLQPAAYLEPDLTKGAGGR, encoded by the coding sequence ATGCCCAGGGATCCGGCTCAAGACCCACATAAACGCTTCACGCATGTATATCAACAGCACTACGAGCACGTGGCCAGATATGCGTCACGCCGAGTGCCGCCCGACGACGTCGCCGACGTCGTGGCCACGACGTTCCTGACCGCGTGGCGCCGCTTCGACCAGTTGCCGGAGGAACCGCTGCCGTGGCTGTACGGCACCGCGCGGCGCGTCATCGCCAACGACCGGCGCGGCAGGGCGCGATGGGAGGCGCTGATCGCGAAGTCCGCCGAGCAGGCGGTGATCGCCGATCCCGACCTCGCCGACCAGGTGTGCAGTGTGCTGCAGGTCGCCGACGCGTTGACGCTGCTCTCGGAGGCTGATCGTGAGCTGATACTGCTCACCGAGTGGGAGCGGCTCAGCGTCACCGAGGCCGCCGTAGTCGTCGGCTGCAGCGCGACGACCGCACGCGTACGGCTGCACCGGGCCCGCCGGCGGCTCGCCCGCCACCTTTCCGAGGCCCCGGTTGAGCCGCTGCTCCAGCCGGCCGCCTACCTGGAACCCGACCTGACAAAGGGAGCTGGAGGACGATGA
- a CDS encoding DUF6531 domain-containing protein has protein sequence MVRPTGWDILGLDGDPTPGVVESVQALAKEFGDFAHDVESAYRSLNSFGSDTAALQWVGQTADAFKSNYGPLPGRLQKLYTSYSEASDALTAYAPKLQAAQSKADSALRQAQDANTDLQRATTSANTAAADLKTAQQNHAAVPNPQAVTDAQTAHDTAQTNLNNAKSRMAALTAQAHQAYDDRIAAAKDCARAIGHAQSDGIHNKHWWEHIGADLADWGGKIADIAGDLAPFLDVLALATSWIPGVDVITAGLAEADNLIALVGTGLEVVGDGMQGHWGDALMGVGMLGAQYLGGKALEKFGGPLLEKFAARGNKLACEGGDPVDVVSGSVIAYETDAAFPGVLRLVFRRSYSSAYRTGRLLGSGWSSTLDQRLAVTAAGIHFTGDDAQLLAYPVPEPGQTVLPREGARWPLEWDRATDEIRISDPWLGCTWHFGVVHHRTEEGQIRDVTAMTDRNGNRIDYLRDTYGTPVEVQHSGGYRVGVDTVVTGSGPRIAGLRLVDESADGGGVRLTAYTYDGRGRLTGVVNSSEQSSTYEYDDEDRMTASVDRLGFRYEYEYDDYGRAVRGTGTDGFLSAVFTYDQQENTTIVTDSLGYPSTFQYDENGHVLAYTDPLGNRFGTEYDRYGRILSRTDPLGNRTIFEYDGHGDPVRMTGPDGAVTSIEFNAFHQVASIRTAEGPTWFRRYDDRGNLVEVVEPSGAVTRAEYGTNGGIVRGVDPMGSVVGYECDAAGLPVAVTDPLGGRTAAVRDSFGRVVAVTDAAGATTRFQWTVEGLLALQVDPDGSRTAWSHDAEGNLTGTVDALGAASTVEVGPFGRAKAQTGPDGTRREFVHDTELNVLSVTTGGGVWRYAYDPAGRLVGESDFAGRDLAYRYDPAGRMVARRTGLGEWVGFEYDLAGQLLLRRTPEGDYRYSYDAEGRLIGIAGDDSQVGYTWDPSGRLMAETVDGRTTAFEYDLSGRRVRRITPSGAVSEWSYDAAGLPASLRAGSATLTFGFDVAGREVERLLPGASLSREFDTAGRPAQQLLQSGAGADRRTTLERRWSRRADGVPTEVRDSLRGTRYYETDPVGRVTAVTAQGWRETYAYDEFGNVAAETLQQDREPGVTELPRQTDRTRTRQARRTTYEYDDAGRVVRTVRRTLDGRRLVREFAWNSEDRLIRAVTPDGTTWHYGYDPVGRRTSKARVGGDGTVGERTVFVWEGPMTAEQHTYAPDGSVVVVTWDYDPGSVRPAAQRRRELAVGADPASAEETFHAVVTDLAGTPTELVADDGGIAWYTTTDLWGRAIAVSDGHGVDCPLRFPGQYHDAETGLNYNLHRYYDPESGAYLTPDPLGLEAGPNDHAYVPNPLIDTDPFGLMCNKALLKWAEEANGKAEDYHAITNTKDTDWFFRNGTTAVVKARFPDGNGGWVVKNVVAQSGEAMDLRVVSAAFKNGDIPVPDNVPGLTHAEHNALHFINQAGGVPVAGGSSRNVCKTVCGPFVRATNGLVMGPVRPGFGEKVRTFFWPGSMSPPF, from the coding sequence ATGGTGCGTCCAACTGGTTGGGACATTCTGGGCCTGGATGGGGATCCGACGCCCGGCGTGGTGGAGTCGGTGCAGGCCCTGGCCAAGGAGTTCGGCGATTTCGCGCACGACGTCGAGTCGGCGTATCGAAGTCTGAACTCCTTCGGTTCCGACACCGCGGCGTTGCAGTGGGTCGGCCAGACCGCGGACGCCTTCAAGTCCAACTATGGTCCTCTGCCGGGCCGTCTGCAGAAGCTGTACACCTCCTATAGCGAGGCCTCTGACGCGTTGACTGCGTACGCGCCCAAGCTCCAGGCGGCGCAGTCGAAGGCTGACTCGGCGTTGCGCCAGGCTCAGGACGCGAACACGGATCTTCAGCGGGCCACCACCAGTGCCAACACCGCTGCGGCTGACTTGAAGACGGCGCAGCAGAACCATGCCGCCGTCCCCAATCCGCAGGCGGTCACCGATGCGCAGACTGCGCATGACACGGCGCAGACGAACCTGAACAATGCCAAGAGCCGTATGGCCGCGTTGACTGCTCAAGCTCACCAGGCCTACGACGACCGCATCGCCGCTGCGAAGGACTGCGCCAGGGCGATCGGCCACGCCCAGTCCGACGGCATCCACAACAAGCACTGGTGGGAGCACATCGGTGCGGACCTGGCGGACTGGGGCGGGAAGATCGCCGACATCGCGGGCGACCTGGCGCCGTTCCTGGACGTCCTCGCCTTGGCCACCTCATGGATCCCCGGTGTCGACGTCATCACCGCCGGCTTGGCCGAGGCCGACAACCTGATCGCGTTGGTGGGCACAGGCTTGGAGGTCGTCGGCGACGGTATGCAGGGCCACTGGGGCGACGCCCTGATGGGCGTTGGGATGCTCGGTGCCCAGTACCTCGGCGGCAAGGCGCTGGAGAAGTTCGGCGGGCCGTTGTTGGAGAAGTTCGCGGCGCGCGGCAACAAGTTGGCCTGCGAGGGTGGTGACCCGGTCGACGTGGTGTCCGGGAGCGTGATCGCGTACGAGACGGACGCGGCCTTTCCCGGAGTGCTGCGGCTGGTGTTCCGTCGCTCCTACTCTTCGGCCTACCGCACTGGACGTCTGCTGGGCTCTGGATGGTCTTCGACTCTGGACCAGCGGCTCGCGGTCACGGCGGCCGGCATCCACTTCACCGGTGATGACGCCCAATTGTTGGCCTATCCCGTTCCGGAACCCGGCCAAACCGTATTGCCGCGTGAGGGAGCGCGCTGGCCGCTGGAATGGGACCGCGCCACCGACGAGATCCGGATCAGCGACCCGTGGCTTGGCTGTACGTGGCACTTCGGGGTCGTCCACCATCGCACCGAGGAAGGTCAGATTCGCGATGTCACCGCGATGACCGACCGGAACGGTAACCGGATCGACTATCTGCGCGACACGTACGGCACGCCGGTTGAAGTCCAGCACTCGGGCGGCTACCGCGTCGGGGTGGACACGGTGGTCACCGGCAGCGGACCGCGCATCGCAGGGCTGCGGCTCGTGGACGAGTCCGCCGACGGCGGTGGCGTCAGGCTCACCGCGTACACGTACGACGGCCGCGGCCGACTGACCGGGGTCGTCAACTCCTCCGAGCAGTCCTCCACCTACGAGTACGACGACGAAGATCGCATGACGGCCTCCGTCGATCGCCTCGGGTTCCGGTACGAATACGAGTACGACGACTACGGTCGCGCCGTACGCGGTACCGGGACCGACGGTTTCCTGTCGGCTGTCTTCACGTACGACCAGCAAGAGAACACGACCATCGTGACCGACTCGCTCGGGTACCCGTCGACGTTCCAGTACGACGAGAACGGGCACGTCCTGGCCTATACCGATCCGCTGGGCAACAGGTTCGGGACCGAATACGACCGCTACGGCCGCATCCTTTCTCGGACCGACCCGCTGGGCAACCGCACGATCTTTGAGTACGACGGCCACGGCGACCCGGTGCGGATGACCGGCCCGGACGGCGCTGTCACGTCCATCGAATTCAACGCCTTCCATCAGGTCGCCTCCATCCGTACCGCCGAAGGGCCGACGTGGTTCCGGCGGTACGACGACCGGGGAAACCTGGTCGAGGTGGTCGAGCCGTCTGGAGCCGTGACGCGCGCCGAATACGGGACCAACGGCGGGATCGTGCGAGGCGTCGACCCGATGGGCTCGGTGGTGGGCTACGAGTGCGACGCGGCTGGGCTGCCGGTGGCCGTGACCGACCCGCTCGGGGGCCGCACTGCTGCTGTGCGGGACAGCTTCGGGCGCGTCGTCGCGGTGACGGATGCGGCCGGTGCGACGACGCGGTTCCAGTGGACGGTCGAGGGTCTGCTCGCCCTGCAGGTCGATCCGGACGGGTCTCGGACCGCATGGTCGCATGACGCGGAAGGAAACCTGACCGGGACGGTCGACGCGTTGGGCGCGGCGTCCACGGTCGAGGTCGGGCCGTTCGGCCGGGCCAAGGCACAGACCGGGCCGGACGGGACGCGACGCGAGTTCGTTCACGACACCGAGCTCAACGTGCTGTCGGTCACCACCGGTGGCGGGGTCTGGCGGTATGCCTACGATCCCGCCGGCCGATTGGTGGGCGAGTCCGACTTCGCCGGCCGGGATCTGGCCTATCGCTACGACCCGGCCGGACGCATGGTCGCGCGCAGGACCGGGCTCGGGGAATGGGTCGGCTTCGAATACGACCTCGCCGGCCAGCTGCTGCTGCGTCGGACACCTGAAGGCGACTACCGCTACTCGTATGACGCCGAGGGTCGGCTGATCGGCATCGCCGGCGACGACAGTCAGGTCGGCTACACCTGGGATCCTTCGGGCCGGCTGATGGCCGAGACTGTCGACGGCCGTACGACGGCTTTCGAATACGACCTGTCCGGACGCCGCGTGCGACGGATCACGCCGAGCGGTGCGGTTTCGGAGTGGTCCTATGACGCGGCGGGCCTGCCCGCGTCGCTGCGGGCCGGGTCGGCGACACTCACGTTCGGCTTCGACGTCGCAGGCCGCGAGGTCGAGCGGCTGCTGCCCGGGGCGAGTCTGAGCCGGGAGTTCGACACCGCGGGACGTCCGGCGCAGCAGCTCTTGCAGTCGGGCGCGGGCGCGGACCGGCGCACGACGTTGGAGCGCCGGTGGTCGCGGCGCGCCGATGGGGTGCCGACCGAGGTTCGCGACAGTCTGCGCGGGACCCGGTACTACGAGACCGATCCAGTGGGCCGCGTCACCGCCGTCACGGCGCAGGGCTGGCGGGAGACCTACGCCTACGACGAATTCGGCAATGTGGCCGCCGAGACGCTCCAGCAGGATCGGGAGCCCGGCGTCACCGAGCTGCCACGTCAGACCGATCGCACCCGGACCCGCCAGGCCCGACGCACCACCTACGAATACGACGACGCCGGGCGGGTGGTCCGTACGGTGCGCCGGACCCTTGACGGCCGCAGGCTCGTGCGCGAGTTCGCGTGGAACAGCGAAGACCGCCTGATACGAGCCGTGACCCCGGACGGCACCACCTGGCACTACGGCTATGACCCCGTCGGGCGCCGGACCTCAAAGGCCCGGGTGGGCGGCGACGGCACGGTCGGCGAACGCACCGTGTTCGTGTGGGAAGGCCCGATGACGGCCGAGCAGCACACCTATGCTCCGGACGGCTCGGTGGTCGTCGTGACCTGGGACTACGACCCCGGGAGCGTGCGGCCCGCGGCCCAGCGCCGCCGCGAGCTGGCTGTGGGAGCCGATCCGGCCTCGGCCGAGGAGACCTTCCACGCCGTCGTCACCGACCTCGCGGGCACCCCGACCGAGCTGGTGGCCGACGACGGCGGGATCGCCTGGTACACCACCACAGACCTGTGGGGCCGCGCCATCGCGGTGTCCGACGGTCACGGCGTGGACTGCCCGCTCCGGTTCCCCGGGCAGTATCACGACGCCGAAACCGGTCTGAACTACAACCTGCACCGGTACTACGACCCCGAGTCGGGCGCCTATCTCACCCCCGACCCGTTGGGCCTCGAAGCCGGTCCGAACGACCACGCCTACGTTCCGAACCCGCTCATCGACACGGACCCGTTCGGGCTGATGTGCAACAAGGCCCTGCTGAAGTGGGCTGAGGAGGCGAACGGCAAGGCCGAGGACTATCACGCGATCACCAATACGAAGGACACGGACTGGTTCTTCCGCAACGGAACCACCGCGGTCGTCAAGGCTCGTTTCCCCGACGGGAACGGCGGCTGGGTCGTGAAGAACGTCGTGGCACAGAGCGGCGAGGCGATGGACCTGCGAGTCGTGTCGGCCGCCTTCAAGAACGGCGACATCCCGGTGCCGGACAACGTGCCGGGGCTTACCCACGCGGAGCACAACGCCTTGCACTTCATCAACCAGGCAGGCGGTGTCCCGGTGGCCGGGGGGTCGTCGCGCAATGTGTGCAAGACTGTCTGTGGGCCGTTCGTGCGCGCCACGAATGGGCTGGTCATGGGCCCTGTGCGGCCCGGTTTCGGTGAGAAGGTGAGGACGTTCTTTTGGCCCGGTTCGATGTCACCGCCTTTCTAG